In Necator americanus strain Aroian chromosome IV, whole genome shotgun sequence, the following proteins share a genomic window:
- a CDS encoding hypothetical protein (NECATOR_CHRIV.G16579.T1), with protein MRGLPARGRSRPKKLVRHHQQHPVRLATLNVGKLTGRRDSLERLQVKGIRRWLQAHLPRHIKSQGVGIILNEFFRNSITAVDRLSDRLMAVNVDTGEVELRVVSAYAPQAGCSEEKKASFWEDLEQYVQCLEGEEELLIGGDFNGHVGSRKDGFEGCHDGYGYGARNDDRLRILEYAVSSDLIIANTQYRKRKSHLITYTNGGPSTLPHPTREKQINFWMFRRRDRRLLQDSKVIPTDHVAAQHYLLVMDLKISRPRKRHPRTETQRIKWWNLKDRKEVFFASVAPSTLPHPTGSVEEMWSSTSSVIRGEHFGKDDSRTRQPEDRGVYLAAKREAKKAVSKAKSDRYKTVYDMLDTREGERAVYRLVRARHRSTFDMEHTKIVKGADGVVLRRSGQILERWQEYYSHLYNEEFCHPPIPTVPSVEGPVLPITAVEVSAVLAKMKSNKATGPNEIPAVVWKLLGDRGSVCNST; from the exons atgcgagggctaccggctagaggacggagccggccaaagaagctAGTCCGCCATcaccagcaacatccagtgcgcttggcaacacttaacgttgggaagcttactggaagaa gagactcgctggaaaggctccaagtgaagggaattaggcgatggctacaagctcatctaccacggcacatcaaatcgcaaggcgttggtatcatattgaacgagtttTTTAGAAACAGCATaacagcggtggatcgactatcggatcgcctgATGGCTGTAAATGTAGACACAGGAGAAGtagaattgcgagtcgtctctgcttatgcgccacaggcgggctgtagtgaagagaagaaggcaagcttttgggaggatctggagcagtacgtccaatgcctggaaggcgaagaagaacttctaatcggaggagacttcaacggacatgtcggttctcggaaagacgggTTCGAGGGTTGTCATGatggatacggctatggagctcgtaacgacgacaggttgcgaatcctggagtatgctgtttcaagtgacttgatcattgctaacacgcagtatcggaaaagaaaatcgcatttgatcacgtacaccaacGGCggtccatctacacttccccaccctactcgtgaaaaacaaataaatttctggatgttccgccgacgagatcgccgacttctgcaggattcaaaagtcatcccgacagaccatgtcgctgctCAACACtatctgctcgttatggacttgaaaatctcccgtccaaggaagagacatccaaggactgaaacacagcgcatcaaatggtggaatctaaaggatcgaaaggaggtatttttcgcgtccgtggctccatctacacttccccaccctactggtagtgtggaggaaatgtggtcgtctacttccagcgttatacgcggAGAACATtttgggaaagacgactctag gacgcgtcagcctgaagatcgaggtgtttacctagcggcgaagagggaggctaagaaggcagtctccaaggcgaagtcggaccgctacaagactgtgtacgacatgcttgataccagagaaggagagcgggcagtgtatcgtttagtcagagcgcgtcatCGTTCAACGTttgatatggagcacaccaagatcgttaagggagctgatggagtcGTTCTGCgtcgctctggtcagatcctggagaggtggcaaGAGTACTACAGTCATTTGtataacgaagagttctgtcatcctcccatcccaactgttcccagcgtcgagggtcctgttctaccaattactgccgtcgaagtcagtgctgtcctcgcaaaaatgaagtcgaacaaggcaaccggtcctaaTGAAATACCTGCTGttgtctggaagctgctaggagatcgaggatCCGTGTGCAACTCTACTTGA
- a CDS encoding hypothetical protein (NECATOR_CHRIV.G16581.T1), translating to MLALESRDHLQKQVQSWKDQLQQYGLRLNTSKTEYMECGPRVKDGSIRVDGTELNKVNCFLGSKVTSTGDIDQEGRARVNVAWMKWEMATGVLCDKKVLFD from the coding sequence atgctcgcgttgGAGTCTCGAGAtcatcttcagaaacaagtgcagtcttggaaggatcagttgcagcaatatggattgcgcctcaacacatcaaaaactgagtacatggagtgcggaccaagggtaaaggatggttcaattcgtgtcgatggcaccgaattaaacaaggtgaactgtttccTTGGATctaaagtgacttccacaggcgacattgatcaagaaggtcgagcacgtgttaatgtggcatggatgaaatgggaaatggcaacaggcgtactgtgcgacaagaaagtcctgttcgactga
- a CDS encoding hypothetical protein (NECATOR_CHRIV.G16579.T2), with amino-acid sequence MRGLPARGRSRPKKLVRHHQQHPVRLATLNVGKLTGRSRELADSLRKRRVDMCCVQETRWKGSKNSITAVDRLSDRLMAVNVDTGEVELRVVSAYAPQAGCSEEKKASFWEDLEQYVQCLEGEEELLIGGDFNGHVGSRKDGFEGCHDGYGYGARNDDRLRILEYAVSSDLIIANTQYRKRKSHLITYTNGGPSTLPHPTREKQINFWMFRRRDRRLLQDSKVIPTDHVAAQHYLLVMDLKISRPRKRHPRTETQRIKWWNLKDRKEVAIREKKSKYKLWWRTRQPEDRGVYLAAKREAKKAVSKAKSDRYKTVYDMLDTREGERAVYRLVRARHRSTFDMEHTKIVKGADGVVLRRSGQILERWQEYYSHLYNEEFCHPPIPTVPSVEGPVLPITAVEVSAVLAKMKSNKATGPNEIPAVVWKLLGDRGSVCNST; translated from the exons atgcgagggctaccggctagaggacggagccggccaaagaagctAGTCCGCCATcaccagcaacatccagtgcgcttggcaacacttaacgttgggaagcttactggaagaagtcgtgaactggcagatagtctcagaaaacgccgtgttgacatgtgttgtgtacaggagactcgctggaaaggctccaa AAACAGCATaacagcggtggatcgactatcggatcgcctgATGGCTGTAAATGTAGACACAGGAGAAGtagaattgcgagtcgtctctgcttatgcgccacaggcgggctgtagtgaagagaagaaggcaagcttttgggaggatctggagcagtacgtccaatgcctggaaggcgaagaagaacttctaatcggaggagacttcaacggacatgtcggttctcggaaagacgggTTCGAGGGTTGTCATGatggatacggctatggagctcgtaacgacgacaggttgcgaatcctggagtatgctgtttcaagtgacttgatcattgctaacacgcagtatcggaaaagaaaatcgcatttgatcacgtacaccaacGGCggtccatctacacttccccaccctactcgtgaaaaacaaataaatttctggatgttccgccgacgagatcgccgacttctgcaggattcaaaagtcatcccgacagaccatgtcgctgctCAACACtatctgctcgttatggacttgaaaatctcccgtccaaggaagagacatccaaggactgaaacacagcgcatcaaatggtggaatctaaaggatcgaaaggag gtggcaattcgtgagaagaagtccaagtataagctctggtggaggacgcgtcagcctgaagatcgaggtgtttacctagcggcgaagagggaggctaagaaggcagtctccaaggcgaagtcggaccgctacaagactgtgtacgacatgcttgataccagagaaggagagcgggcagtgtatcgtttagtcagagcgcgtcatCGTTCAACGTttgatatggagcacaccaagatcgttaagggagctgatggagtcGTTCTGCgtcgctctggtcagatcctggagaggtggcaaGAGTACTACAGTCATTTGtataacgaagagttctgtcatcctcccatcccaactgttcccagcgtcgagggtcctgttctaccaattactgccgtcgaagtcagtgctgtcctcgcaaaaatgaagtcgaacaaggcaaccggtcctaaTGAAATACCTGCTGttgtctggaagctgctaggagatcgaggatCCGTGTGCAACTCTACTTGA
- a CDS encoding hypothetical protein (NECATOR_CHRIV.G16580.T1), producing MLSILLQKHREKNRSVHLAFLDLEKAFESVPHELLWISMRSHRVPEEYVRWTKLLYAKPTSVVLCAAGTSRPFPVQVGVHQGLSLSPLLFILCMDTITKEI from the coding sequence atgctatccatccTCCTgcagaaacatcgagagaagaaccgcagtgtgcatcttgcttttctcgatctcgagaaagctttcgaaagtgtcccacatgagctgttatggatatccatgaggtcgcatagagtaccagaagaatatgtgcggtggacgaagctgctttatgcgaagcctaccagtgTTGTACtgtgtgctgctggaacaagcaggccattccctgtacaagtaggggttcatcagggtttatccctctcacctctgttgttcatactgtgcatggacacgataacgaaggaaatctaG
- a CDS encoding hypothetical protein (NECATOR_CHRIV.G16582.T1) — translation MEMQMLRWTIGVTLKEKVSNDTESSIFGVVPITEKMKEARLRWSEAVWEAKDSLVRPCEAGYDRYVFVYG, via the exons atggagatgcagatgttgaggtggacgataggtgtaacgctaaaagagaaagtatccaacgacactgaaagttccatcttcggcgtcgtcccgataactgagaagatgaaggaggcgcgactgagatg gagtgaggccgtttgggaggccaaagattcgctggttagaccgtgtgaagctggatatgatagatacgtgtttgtgtacggctga